A window of the Hypomesus transpacificus isolate Combined female chromosome 22, fHypTra1, whole genome shotgun sequence genome harbors these coding sequences:
- the sptan1 gene encoding spectrin alpha chain, non-erythrocytic 1 isoform X3, with the protein MDTSGAKVLESADDIQERRQQVLDRYRRFKELSMVRRQKLEDSYRFQFFRRDADELEKWIQEKLQIASDENYKDPTNLQGKLQKHQAFEAEVQANAGAIIKLDDTGNLMITEGHFASETIRTRLEELHRLWDLLLQKTKEKGVRLLQAQKLVQYLRECEDALDWISDKEAMATSEELGQDLEHVEVLQKKFEEFQTDLAAHEERVNEVNQLAAKLTQETHPEAELIVRKQDEVNAAWQRLKGLAQQRQGRLFGAAEVQRFNRDVDETISWIKEKEQLMASDDFGRDLASVQALLRKHEGLERDLAALEDKVNTLGGEAERLQQTHPQNASQIHLKRDELITNWEQIRTLAAERHAHLNDSYRLQRFTADFRDLTSWVTEMKALINADELANDVAGAEALLDRHQEHKGEIDAHEDSFKSTDEAGQALLNTGHYASDEVKEKLGVLTEEKESLLELWEVRRQQYEQCMDLQLFYRDTEQVDNWMSKQEAFLLNEDLGDSLDSVEALLKKHEDFEKSLSAQEEKITALDEFATKLIQNNHYAKEDVATRRDALLSRRNTLHERAQSRRAALEDSFHLQQFFRDSDELKSWINEKMKTATDEAYKDPSNLQGKVQKHQAFEAELSANQSRIDALQKSGQELLDGKHYASDEVAARMEEVSSQWKKLLEATELKGIKLREANQQQQFNRNVEDIELWLYEVEGHLASDDYGKDLTSVQNLQKKHALLEADVTAHQDRIDGITIQARQFQEAGHFDADNIRKKQEALVVRYEALREPMAARKQKLSDSLRLQQLFRDVEDEETWIREKEPIAASTNRGKDLIGVQNLLKKHQALQAEISGHEPRIKAVTQKGDAMVEEGHFAGEEVKVKLGELNGRWETLKGKAFQRRQDLEDSLQAQQYFADANEAESWMREKEPIVGSPDYGKDEDSAEALLKKHEALMSDLSAYGSSIQGLKEQAQSCRQQVAPTDDETGKELVLALYDYQEKSPREVTMKKGDILTLLNSTNKDWWKVEVNDRQGFVPAAYVKKLDPTQSSSRENLLDEQGSIALRQDQIENQYGTLMELGEKRKDMLEKSCKKFMLFREANELQQWINEKEGALTNEEVGSDLEQVEVLQKKFDDFQKDLKANESRLRDINKVASELESEGLMAEEAPMVQAQQQEMLGSTPGKDEADSKNASPWKELNNRWRSLQQLAEDRSNMLGSAHEVQRFHRDADETKEWIEEKNQALNTDNYGHDLASVQALQRKHEGFERDLAALGDKVNSLGETAERLIQSHPEAVDDIQEKCTELNTAWSSLVGRADQRKDKLGNSHDLQRFLSDFRDLMSWINGIRGLVSSEELAKDVTGAEALLERHQEHRTEIDARAGTFQAFEQFGQQLLARGHYASPEIQQKLEALDRERADLEKAWVQRRMMLDQCLELQLFNRDCEQAENWMAAREAFLASDDKGDSLDSVEALIKKHEDFDKAINVQEEKIAALQSFADQLVGADHYAKPEIFNRRNEVLDRWRRLKAQMIEKRSKLGESQTLQQFSRDVDEIEAWISEKLQTATDESYKDPTNIQLSKLLSKHQKHQAFEAELHANADRIRGVIDTGNALIQRGACAGSEDAVKVRLNALDEQWQFLVNKSAEKSQKLKEANKQQNFNTGIKDFDFWLSEVEALLASEDYGKDLASVNNLLKKHQLLEADISAHEDRLKDLNGQADSLMGSNAFDTTQVKDKRDAVNVRFTKIKSMAAGRRAKLNESHRLHQFFRDLDDEESWIKEKKLLVSSEDYGRDLTGVQNLRKKHKRLEAELGAHEPAIQSVLDTGKKLSDDNTIGQEEIQQRLAQFVDHWKELKDFASARGQRLEESLEYQQFVANVEEEEAWINEKLNLVGSEDYGDTLAAVQGLLKKHEAFETDFTVHRDRVNDVCSNGDELINKNNHHVDNISAKMKALRSKVTELEGAAAQRKAKLDENSAFLQFNWKADVVESWIGEKENSLKTDDYGRDLSSVQTLLTKQETFDAGLQAFQQEGITNITALKDQLLAAKHVQSKAIEARHAALMKRWNHLLSNSTARKKKLLEAQEHFRKVEDLFLTFAKKASAFNSWFENAEEDLTDPVRCNSLEEIKALREAHEAFRSSLSSAQADFNQLAELDRQIKSYQVVSNPYTWFTMEALEETWRNLQKIIKERELELQKEQRRQEENDKLRQEFAQHANAFHQWLQETRTYLLDGSCMVEESGTLESQLEATKRKHQEIRAMRSQLKKIEDLGAAMEEALILDNKYTEHSTVGLAQQWDQLDQLGMRMQHNLEQQIQARNTTGVTEEALKEFSMMFKHFDKEKSGRLNHQEFKSCLRSLGYDLPMVEEGEPDPEFESILDTVDPNRDGNVSLQEYMAFMISRETENVKSSEEIESAFRALSAENKPFVTKEELYQNLTKEQADYCISHMKPFLDSKGREMPSAFDFVEFTRSLFVN; encoded by the exons ATGGATACCAGCGGGGCTAAAGTGCTGGAGTCGGCTGACGACATCCAGGAGCGCCGGCAGCAGGTGCTGGACCGCTACCGACGCTTCAAGGAACTGTCGATGGTGCGCCGCCAGAAACTGGAAGACTCCTATCGCTTCCAGTTCTTCCGCCGTGATGCAGATGAGCTGGAGAAGTGGATCCAGGAGAAACTGCAGATTGCTTCGGATGAGAATTACAAGGATCCCACCAACCTgcag GGTAAGCTCCAGAAACACCAGGCCTTTGAGGCAGAAGTGCAGGCCAACGCCGGAGCAATCATCAAACTGGACGACACtggcaaccttatgattacaGAGGGCCACTTTGCCTCTGAGACCATACGT ACTCGCCTGGAGGAGCTGCACCGCCTGTGGGATCTGCTGCTGCAGAAGACCAAGGAGAAGGGTGTGCGTCTGCTGCAGGCCCAGAAGCTGGTGCAGTACTTGCGGGAGTGTGAGGATGCCCTGGACTGGATCAGTGATAAG GAGGCCATGGCCACCTCGGAGGAGCTGGGCCAAGACCTGGAGCATGTGGAGGTGCTCCAGAAGAAGTTTGAGGAGTTCCAGACGGACTTGGCGGCCCACGAGGAGAGGGTGAATGAGGTTAATCAGCTGGCGGCCAAACTCACCCAGGAGACCCACCCCGAGGCTGAGCTCATTGTCAGGAAGCAGGATGAAGTCAACGCTGCCTGGCAGAGGCTCAAGGGCCTGGCCCAGCAGAGGCAGGGCCGGCTCTTTGGTGCTGCCGAGGTGCAGCGCTTCAACAG GGATGTGGATGAGACCATCAGCTGGATTAAGGAAAAAGAGCAACTCATGGCATCTGATGACTTTGGTCGTGACTTGGCTAGCGTCCAGGCCCTTCTTCGCAAGCACGAGGGTCTAGAGAGAGACCTGGCTGCCCTCGAAGACAAG gTGAACACCCTGGGAGGAGAAGCAGAGCGCCTGCAGCAGACCCATCCGCAGAATGCCTCTCAGATCCACCTGAAGAGGGACGAGCTCATCACTAACTGGGAGCAGATCCGCACGCTGGCCGCCGAGCGTCACGCCCACCTCAACGACTCTTACAG GCTACAGCGCTTCACCGCCGACTTCCGTGACCTGACCAGCTGGGTGACAGAGATGAAGGCTCTGATCAATGCTGATGAGCTGGCCAATGATGTGGCTGGAGCTGAAGCCCTCCTTGACCGCCACCAGGAACACAAG GGGGAGATTGATGCCCATGAGGACAGCTTCAAATCCACGGACGAGGCCGGCCAGGCCCTACTTAACACCGGACATTATGCCTCTGATGAGGTGAAGGAGAAG cttgGGGTGctgacagaggagaaggagtcCCTGCTGGAGCTTTGGGAGGTGCGCAGGCAGCAGTACGAGCAGTGCATGGACCTGCAGCTCTTCTACAGGGACACGGAGCAGGTGGACAACTGGATGAGCAAACAGGAG GCGTTCCTCCTGAATGAGGATTTGGGAGACTCCCTGGACAGTGTAGAGGCCCTTCTGAAGAAACACGAGGACTTTGAGAAGTCCCTCAGCGCCCAGGAGGAGAAGATCACT GCTTTGGATGAATTTGCCACCAAGTTGATCCAAAACAATCACTATGCCAAGGAGGATGTGGCCACCCGTAGAGACGCT CTGTTGAGCCGTCGCAACACCCTACATGAGCGTGCCCAGTCTCGCCGTGCTGCCCTGGAGGACTCCTTCCACCTGCAGCAGTTCTTCCGCGACTCTGATGAGCTCAAGAGCTGGATCAATGAGAAGATGAAGACTGCCACTGATGAGGCATACAAG GACCCCTCCAACCTGCAAGGCAAGGTTCAGAAGCACCAAGCTTTTGAGGCCGAGCTCTCTGCCAACCAGAGCCGCATCGATGCCCTCCAGAAGTCGGGACAGGAGCTGCTGGATGGAAAGCACTATGCCTCAGACGAGGTGGCTGCCCGCATGGAGGAGGTCAGCTCCCAGTGGAAGAAGCTGCTGGAAGCCACTGAACTCAAAG GCATCAAGCTGCGTGAGGCcaaccagcagcagcagttCAACAGGAATGTGGAGGACATCGAGCTGTGGCTGTACGAGGTGGAGGGTCACCTGGCCTCCGATGACTATGGCAAAGACCTGACCAGCGTCCAGAACCTGCAGAAGAAACACGCCCTGCTTGAGGCAGATGTGACTGCACACCAG GACCGTATCGACGGCATCACCATCCAGGCGCGTCAGTTCCAAGAGGCGGGGCACTTTGACGCCGACAACATCCGCAAGAAGCAGGAGGCTCTGGTAGTGCGCTACGAGGCGCTGCGGGAGCCCATGGCGGCCCGCAAGCAGAAGCTGTCTGACTCGCTGCGTCTGCAGCAGCTCTTCCGGgatgtggaggacgaggagaccTGGATCAGGGAGAAGGAGCCCATCGCCGCTTCCACCAACAGAG GCAAAGACCTGATTGGTGTCCAGAACCTGTTGAAGAAGCACCAGGCCCTGCAGGCTGAGATATCCGGCCATGAGCCCCGCATCAAGGCGGTCACCCAGAAGGGAGACGCCATGGTTGAGGAAG GTCACTTTGCAGGAGAAGAGGTCAAGGTAAAGTTAGGGGAGCTGAATGGCCGGTGGGAAACCCTTAAAGGCAAGGCCTTCCAGCGCAGGCAGGATCTGGAGGACTCCCTGCAGGCCCAGCAGTACTTTGCTGATGCCAATGAGGCCGAGTCTTGGATGAGGGAGAAGGAGCCCATCGTCGGAAGCCCCGACTACGGCAAGGATGAGGACTCTGCCGAG GCCTTGCTTAAGAAACACGAGGCGCTGATGTCTGACCTGAGTGCCTACGGTAGCAGCATCCAGGGTCTGAAGGAGCAGGCCCAGTCTTGCAGG CAACAAGTGGCACCTACTGATGATGAGACTGGAAAGGAACTGGTCCTGGCTCTGTATGACTACCAGGAGAAGAGCCCCCGTGAGGTCACCATGAAGAAGGGAGACATCCTCACTCTCCTCAACAGCACCAACAAG GACTGGTGGAAGGTGGAGGTCAACGACCGGCAGGGCTTTGTCCCTGCTGCCTATGTCAAGAAGCTGGATCCCACCCAGTCCTCTTCCAGGGAAAACCTTCTGGATGAGCAGGGCAGCATTGCTCTGCGTCAGGATCAGATTGAGAACCA GTACGGCACTCTCATGGAGTTGGGTGAGAAGCGCAAGGACATGCTGGAGAAGAGCTGCAAGAAGTTCATGCTGTTCAGAGAGGCCAACGAGCTGCAGCAGTGGATCAACGAGAAAGAGGGCGCCCTCACCAACGAGGAGGTGGGCTCCGACCTGGAACAGGTGGAGGTGCTGCAGAAAAAGTTTGACGACTTCCAGAAG GACCTGAAGGCCAACGAGTCTCGCCTGAGGGACATCAATAAGGTGGCGTCTGAGCTGGAGTCTGAAGGGCTCATGGCAGAGGAGGCACCCATGGTGCAGGCCCAG cAACAGGAGATGTTGGGCTCAACTCCTGGCAAA GACGAAGCCGATTCCAAGAATGCCTCTCCGTGGAAG GAACTGAACAACCGCTGGAGGTCTTTGCAGCAGCTGGCTGAGGACAGAAGCAATATGCTCGGGAGTGCTCATGAAGTGCAGAGGTTTCatag GGATGCGGATGAGACTAAGGAGTGGATCGAGGAGAAAAACCAAGCCCTTAACACTGACAACTATGGCCATGACCTGGCCAGTGTTCAGGCCCTGCAGCGCAAGCATGAGGGCTTTGAGAGAGACCTGGCTGCCCTTGGAGATAAG GTAAACTCCTTGGGGGAAACGGCGGAGCGTTTGATCCAATCCCACCCCGAAGCGGTAGATGACATCCAGGAGAAGTGCACCGAGCTGAACACCGCCTGGAGCAGCCTTGTGGGTCGCGCTGACCAGCGCAAAGACAAGCTGGGAAATTCCCATGACCTGCAGCGGTTCCTCTCCGACTTTAG AGACTTGATGTCCTGGATCAATGGCATCCGTGGCCTGGTGTCATCTGAGGAGCTGGCTAAGGATGTGACCGGAGCCGAGGCCTTGCTGGAGAGACACCAG GAACATCGTACCGAGATTGATGCCCGGGCTGGCACCTTCCAAGCCTTCGAGCAGTTTGGCCAGCAGCTGCTGGCGCGGGGACACTACGCCAGCCCAGAGATCCAGCAGAAGCTGGAGGCTCTGGACCGTGAGCGTGCTGACCTGGAAAAGGCCTGGGTGCAGCGGCGCATGATGCTGGACCAGTGCCTGGAGCTCCAG CTGTTCAACAGGGACTGTGAGCAGGCGGAGAACTGGATGGCTGCCCGCGAGGCTTTCCTGGCCAGTGACGACAAGGGAGACTCCCTGGACAGTGTGGAGGCCCTCATCAAGAAACACGAGGACTTTGACAAGGCCATCAATGTGCAG GAGGAGAAGATAGCAGCGCTGCAGTCCTTCGCCGACCAGCTGGTTGGAGCTGACCACTACGCCAAACCTGAGATCTTCAACCGCCGGAATGAGGTTCTGGATAG GTGGCGCCGTCTGAAGGCTCAGATGATTGAGAAGCGTTCCAAGCTGGGTGAGTCACAGACCCTGCAGCAGTTCAGCAGGGATGTGGACGAGATCGAGGCCTGGATCAGTGAGAAGCTGCAGACCGCCACGGACGAATCTTATAAAGATCCCACCAACATCCAG CTGTCCAAACTGCTG AGCAAGCATCAGAAACACCAGGCCTTTGAGGCGGAACTGCATGCCAATGCAGACCGTATCCGGGGGGTCATTGACACAGGCAACGCCCTCATCCAGAGAGGCGCCTGCGCCGGAAGTGAGGATGCTGTCAAG GTACGCCTTAATGCACTGGACGAGCAGTGGCAGTTCCTGGTGAACAAGTCAGCAGAGAAGAGTCAGAAGCTGAAGGAGGCTAACAAGCAGCAGAACTTCAATACTGGTATCAAGGACTTTGACTTCTGGCTCTCTGAG GTGGAGGCCCTTCTTGCATCTGAGGATTATGGCAAGGATCTGGCTTCGGTCAACAACTTGCTGAAAAAACATCAGCTTCTGGAAGCAGACATATCTGCCCATGAA gatCGCTTAAAGGACCTGAACGGCCAGGCTGATAGCCTGATGGGCAGCAACGCCTTTGACACCACACAAGTAAAGGACAAGCGTGACGCCGTCAATGTCCGCTTCACCAAGATCAAGAGCATGGCAGCTGGACGCCGCGCCAAGCTGAACGAGTCGCACCGCCTGCACCAGTTCTTCAGGGACCTGGATGACGAAGAGTCTTGGATCAA AGAGAAGAAATTGCTAGTAAGTTCGGAGGACTATGGACGTGATTTGACTGGAGTGCAGAATCTGAGGAAGAAGCAcaagaggctggaggctgagttGGGGGCCCATGAGCCGGCCATTCAG TCTGTGCTGGATACAGGGAAGAAGCTGTCTGATGACAACACCATTGGCCAGGAGGAAATCCAGCAGAGGCTAGCTCAGTTTGTGGACCATTGGAAGGAGTTAAAGGACTTTGCTTCAGCTAG AGGACAGAGGTTGGAGGAATCGCTGGAATACCAGCAGTTTGTGGCGAATGTAGAAGAAGAGGAAGCCTGGATTAACGAGAAATTGAACTTGGTAGGAAGTGAAGACTATGGGGATACGCTGGCTGCTGTGCAG GGCCTGTTGAAGAAGCATGAAGCATTTGAGACCGACTTCACCGTGCACAGGGATAGGGTGAACGATGTGTGCTCTAATGGGGATGAACTCATCAACAAG AATAACCACCATGTGGACAACATTAGTGCCAAGATGAAGGCTCTGAGAAGCAAAGTGACTGAGCTGGAGGGAGCGGCGGCCCAAAGGAAGGCCAAGCTGGATGAGAACTCAGCTTTCCTGCAGTTTAACTGGAAAGCTGATGTGGTGGAGTCCTGGATCG gggagaaggagaacagCCTGAAGACTGATGACTATGGCAGGGACCTGTCCTCTGTACAGACCCTCCTTACCAAACAG GAGACATTTGATGCAGGCTTGCAGGCCTTCCAACAGGAGGGCATCACCAACATCACAGCCCTCAAGGATCAGCTGCTGGCTGCCAAGCACGTGCAGTCCAAGGCTATTGAAGCACGCCACGCTGCCCTTATGAAGCGTTGGAACCATCTGCTCTCCAACTCGACAGCCCGTAAGAAGAAGCTGTTGGAGGCCCAGGAGCACTTCCGGAAG GTGGAAGACCTGTTCCTTACCTTTGCCAAGAAAGCCTCAGCTTTCAACAGCTGGTTTGAGAATGCAGAGGAGGACCTGACGGACCCGGTGCGCTGCAATTCTCTGGAGGAGATCAAGGCCCTCCGTGAAGCCCACGAGGCCTTCCGCTCCTCGCTCAGCTCAGCACAGGCCGACTTCAACCAGTTGGCCGAGCTGGACCGACAGATCAAAAGCTACCAGGTGGTGTCCAACCCATACACCTGGTTCACTATGGAGGCCCTGGAGGAGACCTGGAGGAACCTTCAGAAGATTATCAAG gaAAGAGAGCTGGAGCTGcagaaggagcagaggaggcaggaggagaacgACAAGCTGCGTCAGGAGTTTGCGCAACACGCCAACGCATTCCACCAGTGGCTGCAGGAGACCAG GACGTATCTTCTGGATGG GTCATGTATGGTAGAAGAGTCTGGAACTTTGGAGTCACAACTTGAGGCAACCAAG CGTAAGCACCAGGAAATTAGGGCCATGCGTAGCCAGCTGAAGAAAATAGAAGACCTGGGGGCAGCCATGGAAGAGGCTCTGATCCTGGATAACAAGTACACTGAGCACAGCACAGTGGGCCTGGCCCAGCAGTGGGACCAGCTGGACCAGCTGGGCATGAGGATGCAGCAC